The nucleotide window ACAAATTTATGATATAAGAATATAGCATTATCATCTGGTCTTAGAATAGGAGATATGCAACACACTAATATTTCACATAGAGATATAATAATTAATTGGATTGATATAAGTTACTAAATAGATTAGTAATTAGATTTATTCCATAAATTTTCTCACTTGAAATTAATAATTTGAAACCTTGGGTTGAATTCAAACTTACTCTTAGTAGAGAGAtatgcttaatgagtttgatTCCAAGCACAAGACAAATTTCCATACTAAACTAATTAGTTTCTTGATGTATGATTCGATGAATCAAATAGTTCTAATTCTCAAGGAATAAGTTATTGCTTGATTAGTTTGATCACGAATGCAAGAACCATTTGTACATGATTTTGAGATGCTTCTTGAGGAGTAAATTTAGCCTCAAtatgcttcatgattcaatccttCAAATCTCTATGATCCCATGAACCGAGTAGAGTAGCTCATTAAGACTATTTCCTTAGATTTCATGGAGTCTATAAGATGACTACGCTCACCACCATATTTCCCAAAGGAAAACTTGGAGCATACCAACCAATATATTTAACTTTATATTGATTTTTCTGATAATACATATTggataaatcatcatcatcattatcttgCAGCTTCAATTTATTGGGGTCTGCAACTTGAGTCCTCTTGTGATCACTGGTTCATTTAGAGATGGCATCCATTAGGGTTTTTGGCCtcctcgttctctctctctctctctctctctctctctctctctctctctctctcactcatggTGCTTTCGAGAGTCTGAAGGAAGAATCGTCTTAAGACCTCACATCACATCCCATGTTGTTTGATAGAGGACTAATCAAAActcaagaaacaaaaaagaaagaagaaatatgAATCAGTATCTCACATCACATCATATCTCACATCAGCTGACTTGGAATGGTTTCGTTGATTGGTAGGGTATTCGGTGGATCAGTATCATGGTAAATGTGACTTCGTCGGAGGATGCCACACCAAGGACGACTGTGCTGAGCCGTGTGCGGCAGCAGGCCACTCTCCCGCCGCCGTGATTTGCGTTCCTGATCCCACCGGTGGAAGCAACGGCAAGATGTGCTGTTGCATTCTCGAGTGATGGATGACCTGCTGACTGGAGGTCGATGGATGGCGTACAGCCTCGAACGAATAGCTCAGTGTACTACTGCATGTTGTCATCATCTTAATAAATACCAATGCATTTATATTAATACAACTAATGCATGATGATCTATACGTTCTCATTAGATATATTAgatcgatgatattttgtgttgtCATTTGACTTACAAGAACACAAAGACGACGGAGGCAGGCATGATGCACAACCAACACCACGGAGCAAATGTGAATTCCTACACCACTGAGCTACGAACGATTCTATCAAAACCATCGATCCCACCACTATAAGCATTTATCTTAATCGTCGTgtataaaatattcatataaaatgGGTTGATAGAGGGAAATCCACGGATATGGAACACTCAATCGGCACGACTTGCATTAAGAATCCTTTCATTTATCTAATGTTCCTCTCGATGTTTGATATGGTCCAACTTACACTTCAACCAATGTTGGGTGGGGTTCGTTCTCTTTGATACATAAGTTAGACTTCCGAAATAGATGAGGATAAGAAGAATTATGCCTTAAGTTATATTTTATAGTTGGGCTCCTCTTCATCGCTTGCTATGAAGATGAATATATCAcgtaacaaataataataattaaataatttctATCTAGCAAATGCTAACATGGTAAGTGAAAGACTTCTATTTCCTACTACTATTTAGGATGACACGTATTAAGTTTAAACTAATATTTTAAACATCATATACCATATAAGATGTAATTCAAATCCCATTAATGAAATAATCAGTGATAGAAACTCAAGAACGAAGTCCTTTTCCGAAAAATCAACCAAGAAAATTGAAGaaaatttattatcatttttcgGGTCTCCGTTGTGAACTTGATAGGACTATTGTGTTATTTCACGTAAATTATCGGGACTTTTGTGTAATTCGACCACATGCATTCGAGCACGTGGCGCCTCCGCCGCCGTCTACCAAATCGGAAGAATCCGTCCCAAATCGAACCCCGTGTTCCAGAACAGTATTGTATGACTAATATACCTCTATGATTTGTTTTATTTATTGGATGTTATTGAGTATATCTTCGGAATTTTGGCAAACTCTGGAGGGTAATATAGGTGATTAATAATCGCTGATCTTTTATACAGAGACGATAGGCGTGTGGAAGATGGACGCGAAGCAAGAGGAAACAGTACGAAACCCTAGCGCTCGGATTCAGATCGAGAGAGCAGCTCTTTGGAGGGCGATCGATGGCGTCCTTCGCGGAAGCTCCGCCGGGCGATCCCAATGCCGGAGAGAAGATCTTCAAGACCAAGTGCGCCCAGTGCCACACCGTCGATAAGGGCGCCGGTCACAAGCAAGGTTGATCAAAGTCTCTGTTTTGATGTGATTCCTGATGGTCCATATTATTGGTTCTTTCATATGATCTGGTGCGAGATTCTTGACGATCTAGGTTGTCATTGTAAATGAGATCTGGTTCCTCTAGTATTTAAGGCTGCTTTCTTGGACACGCGCTACCCTGCTTGGATTAGATCTTTGGAATCCTGCAATTCTTTGGTTGTTTTCGTTGTCTGCGTTCCCCCTTTTTTATGCCGTAAAGTTTTGTGATCGATGTATTTTGTCCCGATTGTTCATTTTAGCTGAATAGCATTTTCGTTTTATTTGCCCATGTTGAAGCTTCGATAACTGTCTGACAATATTTGCTTCATCGAGTAGAATTTGTGTCCTTGAGGATAATTGGTTCTTTGTTACGCACAGGACCCAATTTGAATGGCCTTTTTGGAAGGCAATCTGGTACGACTCCAGGATACTCCTACTCTACTGCAAACAAGAACATGGCTGTGGTATGGGAGGAATCAACTTTGTACGATTACTTGCTTAACCCTAAGAAGGTACGAATGAACCTTTGGCTAGCATTCTTTCTGCTGTGCATGTCCATTTTTTGCTATTCAATTGCAATTTCTACAAATTCTATGCTTGGTTGAGTATTAGGATTAGGGCTTCTTTTCCTCTGCTTTTTTCACAATTTTCTGTGTGTTTGGGGCGGGCGAAGACCTGTTGTTGGCTAGTTCCACGTGATAAGTAGTTTGAATTTATAAGAAACATGAAAGAATTTCCTTTCTTAGTCCAGGGGCAGAAGTACTTTATTATTTTCTCATCATATTGTTTGATACTGTTAGGTCACCACATTGCTTACTGAGGAATGTAATGATACACTTATAGTGTTGTATATGGGGACTGCTCAAAGTTTTGTAGCAAATCATTTTCAGGAAAGTAGCTATATTGAGGGGAATTACTATATTATCAATTAACTATTAATCCTTCATATAAGGAAGAAGAAATAGTACGAGCAGGCCTCACCTTTTGTAAAAGATTAGGAGGGATATAAGTGTAGGATTGTTGTTGTCTTGTCATCGTTGCAGCTTTCCCATTGAGAATGGGAGAGATGATGCAGATGAGGGGAGATAAGAGAAAGAAGGGGGACCTGGTGACTCATGGGAATCCTAATCTAAGGGATTCCTAGAAAGGATTCTGCACAATAAATATATTGAATTGAATCTTTTCTGCATATGGACCAGTGCCTGATGAGGAGATAGAAGAAgataagaggagaagaagagaagagaatatatatatatatatatatatatatatatatatatatatatatatatatataatggtctTTATTTTGTCCTGAATCGGTCAGTAGAGACCCTAATTGTAATATTTGTTGGCTGGTTTCTACAAATATCGTTGATAGAAGAGTTTGAAATTTGATCTCctttacttaattttttttttacctttatgGGAGGCTCTGCATCTACTGGTGTTGTCGGTTGAGTTGATGTTCGTGGTGGTGCAATAATTCTTTTGTACATAGACCTGCTGGGTAAAGTTGAGAGTTCTAGTGGTAATGGAACACTGGTGCAGCCAAAATAAATAACATAGTTCAACACTTGTCGAATTATTGGGAATACTGATCAATGCCCAGCAAATATTCAGTTACTTATCCACAGACTTCTTGAATTACAAAATGGAGCCTGTACTGGAGATTACAGGATTGTTACAACTTTATATGGAATCAACGTTTTTATTAGTacaattttcttgtattttcttttCCTTATGGTATTTTCTTGTTGGTGCAGTATATTCCTGGTACTAAGATGGTTTTTCCTGGTCTGAAGAAGCCAAAAGAGCGTGCAGAtctgcttgcttatctcaaacaaTCAACGGCTTCCTAAGGGTTTTGTTCTTTTATCAAACCGAAAACATTTCTTATTTTTGGCCAGTAGAACCACGACTTTGGTGGCTTGCTTGTGTCCAGCAGTTGAGCCATGTAAATTCTTTAGAACTTTCTTTGATCAATTGCCATTGTTATGGTTTTCTTGCCTGAGTTATGTCGCCTCGAGATTAATATGGCATTAAAGACATTGTGCCAAACTCATGTTTACTGTAATCTTCTTGGGTATAGTCAGTATGGTGATGATTTGTGATGGTTCTGGTTCTTGTGTGtttcacacatatggtaggttagTAACTTGTTCAAACAATTATTTTCCTGGTGATGGATGTGTGCTGCACATGTTTTCGTATGTATGTCAGTGTGCTATGACTTGCTGGATATTTATCTTAGCTACTTTATAGATGGTAGAAATTTTAGCAGGGTTGCAACTTCAACAAGATATTCCAACTCTCTAAGATTTTCCATTGGCTTGTTCCTTATGACTGATTCTTCTCCATTAACAGTAATAATGCATGTCATGCACCTCTACTGTCGTCATGTTGCTTCCTAGATTGCATTTTGTCAAATCCCCTAAAACATCATGTTGATGATACTTTGATGAGGGTTAATTgtatattatcttttataattaatcatctttagtattttaatttcttatatttttatatttttaaaaattatattgaaatcttatagttatgaaagtgaaacattaagatttttatataggattaaaaaaataattttatatgattaaaattttaaataattataattaatttaataaaaaaataattgcaaCTAATTACAAGAATTAATTTGTAATTAGTTTGGAGAAAGATGTGTACTTGTTCTGGTCATTCATTATGGACATGTTACTCAATGCCTGAGATTGAGTAATTTGTAATTACAAGAACTAATTTCTCAATGCCTGAGATGGAAAGGTGTAAGCAGAGGTTGATTAGCCATAAATGTGGATATTGGAAGCAACCTCAAAACTCAAGAATCTACCCAATTTGAGATCTACATGATTATATCTTCCTCCAACAATCTTTATGGAGACAGAGCATTGGTTTGGTTTTGTGGGAATTTGAGAGAGAATTATTTGCAAgagaaattatttataattataacaaataataataattttcttaatgaaaataaaataatttctcaTCCCTGCCAAAATAAACCAAATAAATGGCTCTAATAGCAGCGTTGGACTCTGTTCATGTATTCATCTAATTCGAATCTTGACCGTTCCCGACAAATACGTTTTGCAACGAGATGCGCGTATGCCAGCGATGGACCGCTgtcctgcctcctcttcctcacgTTAATATGGACACGTCCAAATTATTTTGAGCAGCACATCCAACCTAATACTTTCTATGATATTTGATGATTGGTAGTAATAATTGATTGGGCATTTAACCAAAAAAGCccccattattttttttttcaccaaATGTCACCATATTCGTTTTcacttttataaatgataaaaaattatgaaCTAAATCCAATTGAAATTGAAGATTTTTTTATAAGATATTGTTATCGAGTGTAATATGAGTATAACttaatttaattttgagtataaTTATATCAACTTCCACTAAACCAACTCAGACTTTTCGCAGAATAATTAGAATGTGATTATTagatgattaatattattttttattttttttaaattatgacaactaattcttaaaattatgataattaattctTAGATGATTAGTGTAACCTAGTTCAATTTAAGTGTACCTTAATCAACGTCTACTATACTAACTCATGAAGAATGGTTGAGAAAGACTGATACATCAAAGTGTTAGACATGTCATAAATAATCATTTGAATATGAAAAGTTTTGATCGGTGTTATTTTTCGAGAGACGAAAGCTCGAGTGGATTAGCTCCTCTTAAATTTTTGGGATGAAGGAGGACCTCTCGATGCTATCAACGCATTCCTCCCTCTACTTAGGTGGAATTCTCGATACATGTATCAATTCATTCCTCCCTCTACTAATGTAGAATTCTGAATGTTTAGGTCCCTCTACCTCAATTATCGGAGAACATGGGATATCGTGGTCTCGAGCATTCTAGTGTGATTGAACCAATGTCTAGTTAAAGTGCTTAGTAGTGATTAGTGGTTATGACTATCACTAAAGAGTCTACATGGTTTCAAACTGTGCCAACTAAGGAACGAAGGAAATGATAAATCGTTTCATTACGAGAATATGTCAAGTCATCTGTGATGCTCATTCATGCAATATATTGGATCCTTATTTTAATTCTAAAATTATAAGGTTAATGTCAATGGTTGACTGGATGTTAGTCGGTCCAACTTAATTTATGACTAATCTATATAGGAAACCACGATCATGTTTGAAGTCTT belongs to Musa acuminata AAA Group cultivar baxijiao chromosome BXJ1-11, Cavendish_Baxijiao_AAA, whole genome shotgun sequence and includes:
- the LOC135597535 gene encoding cytochrome c-like — its product is MASFAEAPPGDPNAGEKIFKTKCAQCHTVDKGAGHKQGPNLNGLFGRQSGTTPGYSYSTANKNMAVVWEESTLYDYLLNPKKYIPGTKMVFPGLKKPKERADLLAYLKQSTAS